Within the Pseudomonas putida genome, the region GCAAGCGGCCAACGGATGGCCAACTTCGGATCGAGTACCGACAGCCCGCCTTCGCGGCCCGGCGCATAGTCGGCACTGTGCAGGTAAAGCAGCTCGGCATCCTCGCTCAGCACCTGGAAACCATGGGCAAAGCCGGCCGGTATCAACAGGCTGCGGCCATCGCCGGCCCGCAAGTGCTCGGCGTGCCAGTGCAGGAAGGTTGGCGAGCCTTCGCGAAGGTCCACTACCACGTCCCACACCTCACCGCGCAGGCAGGTGATCAGCTTGGCCTCCGGGATGTCGCCGGTCTGGTAGTGCAGGCCGCGTACGCTACCTGAGCCCTGAGTGTGCGAGTGGTTGATCTGGCGCACATGGAACGGCGCATCCAAGGCGCCCAGGCTGGATTCGCAGAACAGCCGCGCGAACTGCCCGCGGGCATCGCCATGGCGCTTGTGCTGGACACTGAACAGGCCACCCAGTGGCAAGGCTTGCAGCAGCAGATCAGTCACGGCAACTCCGTGTACAGGTTCAGCTGGTGCAGCGTGACGGCGCGCATGTTGTCGCCACGCTGCCACGCCAGGTGCCAGTCGAGCGTGTGCTGCAGGCATTCGTGCAACGACCAGCGCGTGCGCCAGCCCAGCACCTGGCGGGCACGAGAGCTGTCCAGGCGTAGCAACCCGGCTTCATGCAACTCGCTTGGCTCGACCCGCACCCCTGGTGCCTGCGGCCATTGCCGGGCCAGGCGGTCGACCACCTCACCGACGCTGCACATGTCGCCTTCGCTCGGGCCGAAGTTCCACGCACCGGCGCAGGCCGGCCCCTGGGTATACAGGCGCTCGGCCAACTGCAGGTAGCCGGCCAGCGGTTCCAGGGCGTGCTGCCAAGGGCGCACGGCCTGCGGGTAGCGCAGGGTGACCGGCGACCCGGCCGACCAAGCCTTGAGCACATCGGGGACAAGCCGCTCTGCGGCAAAGTCTCCGCCGCCCAGTACATTGCCGGCGCGCGCGGTGGCCAGGGCCACGCCGTGTTCGGCATGCTCGGCGGCCGGGAAGAATGACGCGGCGTAGGACTGCGCCAGCAGCTCGCAGCAGGCCTTGCTGCTGCTGTACGGGTCATGCCCGCCCAGGGCCTCGTTCTCGCGGTACGGCCAGGGCCATTCCTGGTTGGCATAGACCTTGTCGGTGGTGACCAGGACGCACGCACGCACCCCGCCAGCCTGGCGCACCGCTTCAAGCAGGTTAAGGGTGCCCATCACGTTGCTGGAATAGGTACCTAGCGGGTCACGGTAGGCCTCGCGCACCAGTGGCTGAGCCGCCAGGTGCAGGACGATTTCCGGCTGGGCCTGGGCCATCGCTTCAAGCAGCGCGCCGAGGTCGCGCAGGTCGCCGCGCACGTCGGCAATGTCGCTGCCGACCTGGGCAAGTTCGAACAGGCTTGGTTCGGTGCCAGGGTCCAGCGCGAAGCCTGTGACCTGAGCGCCGAGCTCATGCAACCAGAGCGCCAGCCAACTGCCTTTGAAACCCGTGTGACCGGTGAGCAGAACACGCTTGCCCTGCCAGAACGCTGGACTCAGGCCCACTGCTTCCATGGAGCCTCCCCGCTTTGCCAGAGTTGTTCCAGATGGTTCTTGTCACGCAGCGTATCCATTGGATGCCAGAAGCCATCATGCTCAAAGGCGTTCAGTTGCGACTCAGCGGCCAGGCAGGCAAGCGGCTCCGACTCCCAGGAAGTCTGATCGTTGGCGATGTAGTCGAGCACCTTGGGCGAAAGCACGAAGAAGCCACCGTTGATCCAGCCACCGTCACCACGGGGCTTTTCGACGAAACCGGTGACGCTGTCGCCGTCGCGTGCCAGCGCGCCGTAGCGCCCAGGAGGCTGTACCGCAGTAACGGTGGCGAGTTTGCCGTGGGCCAGGTGGAAATCCACCAGGGCGCCGATGTTCAGGTCCGAAACACCGTCCCCGTAGGTGAAACAGAAGGCATCTTCGCCCTCAAGGTAGCGAGCGGCGCGGCGCAGGCGGCCACCGGTCATGGTTTCTTCACCGGTGTCGACCAGGGTCACGCGCCATGGCTCGCTGTAGTTCTGGTGCACGTCCATGCGGTTTTCGCGCATGTCGAAGGTGACGTCCGAGGTGTGCAGGAAGTAGTTGGCGAAGAAATCCTTGATCGCGTAGCCCTTGTAGCCCAGGCAGATCACGAAGTCGTGGATGCCGTGAGCCGAGTACTGCTTCATGATGTGCCAGAGAATTGGCTTCCCACCGATTTCGATCATGGGTTTAGGCTTGAGGTGAGACTCTTCGCTGATACGCGTGCCCAGTCCACCCGCCAGAATTACCGCCTTCATGTCGTCCCCTCGTGTTCGTCACCAGCCATAAGTCGTGTGGCTGCACGATTTATGGCGATATGACGGGGGGCTTGCAGGAAACGCGCCAGAAGACGCTTTACTGGTGTCGTCCATACACCCCGCAGTCAGCCCGGCATCCAGCCGCTGTACCAATGCTGAACGTGCTCTTCGCGCAGCACATAGTCACGCAGCACTTCCTGCTTCAGACGGTCGCCCTGGCGGAAACTTTCGTCAGGGTCCGCCAGGTGCATGCGGATCGCCTCCAGCCACTCGGCGGTGCTGTTGGTCTTGATCCGCGTGCACGGCAAGTAGCCTTCATAGGCACGGGTATCGGTGACGATCACCGGGTACCCGCACGCGCCGTATTCCAGCAAGCGCAAGTTGCTCTTGCAGTCATTGAAGATGTGATACTCCAGTGGCGCCAAGGCCAGGTCCAGGTTCAGGCTGGCGAGCTTGGCCGGGTACAGCTCCAGCGGCACCGGCGGATGGAACTCGCTGATGTAGGGCCGCAATGCCGGCGGACACATACCGAAGAACACCCATTGGACTTCGTTCGCCAAGGTCTTGACCACCTCGGCAATCACTTCCAGGTCGCCGGTATGGCTGGTGCCACCGCCCCAACCCACCCGCGGCTTGCGCGCGCTGCGGCGCTGGCTACGCAAACCGGTCCAGAGCTGCTCGGCCAGCATGTTCGGCATTACCCGGATATCGCTATGGGTGTCATGCAGGGCATCCGCCAGCGCCTGGGTCGAGACCACCAGCCGATCACAGCGTTCGATACCTCGGCGCAGGGATTTTTCCAGATCTTTTGGCGTGTGCTTGAGGTGCCCGTTCTTCTTCGGCACATCAATCACGTAGTCGTCCAGCTCGTAGATGCAAAAGCCCTTGGAGAAGGTCTTGAGGCGCTCGATCTCCTTGACGAACCCTTCGGTATAACGCCCCTGCAGAATTGCCACATCCGGCGAGCTGCGTTCCAGCTCGACGTTGCTCGGTATCTCGAAGTACTGCTGCTGGGTCACCCAGCCAGCCTTCTCCAGCTCGACCAGCGGCTGGATCACCCGGTAATGCCCGACCGCAGTCTTGTTCATTGGCAATGCGAGCACATGGGGCAGTGGACGGCTGACGAAAGGCGTCCAGGCGGCCTTGAGGCCCGGATCCAGACAGAAGCTGGAGCCGTTCAGGGACAGGTTGATATTGTAAGCGGGGTCACGCGCCACCACCGGCATCCAGGCCTTGAAGAAGGCATCATGCTGTTGCGCCAGCCGGGCCTGGCGCTCGGCTTCAGCCTGCGCATCGATCGCCGCCGGCGCTGGCGGGTCAAGTACCAGCCGGGCATCCGGCGCCCACACCACGAGGTACCCGGCTTCGCCCAGGCGCAGGCCCAGGTCGATATCGCTGAAGGCCAGGCTGAAGACGCTTTCATTGAGCCCGCCCAACGACAGGAACAGCTCTTTGCGCACCAACAGGCAATCAGCGCCGACAGCAGAATAATTCTGCGCCACTTGCAAGCGCTGCATGTAACCGCCCGCCTCCATCGTCTCGCCCACGAACGGCGACCCCACGGCGCCACGCAGGCCCAGCACGCCGCCCGCATGCACGATCAGACCGTGGGCGTTGCAGAGCTTGGCACCCACCGCTCCGACTTCAGGGCGCTGGCCATGGCTGAGCAGTGCGTCGAGCCAGTCTGGCTCGGTGACCACAGCGAACGGGCTCAGCATCAGCAGGTATTCACCCCGGGCGTGTTGCGCGGCAAGGTTCTGCACAGCGGCGAAGCTGGCCTGCTCGCCCAGCATCAGGACCCGCAACTTGTCTTCGCCCAGCTGTTGAAGGGCGCTGAGCCAGGCGTGAGTCTCGGCACCTTGACTGGCATTGTCGACAATCAGCACTTCGTAGTGACCGTAGGCGGTCTTCTCAAGCACGCTTTCCAGGCAGCGCTCGAGGGCAGGCAACTGGTCCTGGGCACTGATCACCAGGCTTACCAGTGGCTGGGTGGCGTGCAGGTAGCGGACCTGGTTGATTGCCCCGCCACTGTTCTGCAGCCGGTAGGTCACGCCCAAGCGCCTGAGGTGGGCATCCAGCAGTTTCGGATTTTCCTCAACCACTGCCTGCGAAGACAGCCAGGCAGCGTAGCTGAACGCGCTTTCGGCCAGCACTTCCGGAATGTGCTCGATGGCATGGGGGCCGCGGCTTTCCACAAGACGCCAGAGCAGATCGTGCGGCGCCAGCTCGCGATATCCGGGCGTGAAACCGCCCAGTGCCCGCAAGGCGTCAAGCGAGAACGCCAGCATGCGACCGGTATAGGGGTAACCGCGCATCAAATCGAGGTTGAAGTCGGGCTTGAACACCGGCTCTACGGACGCCTCATCCCGCACGCCCCCCTCATCGCCATAGCAGCAGGCGATCTGCGGGCGCGATACGACCCGCTCGGCCAGGAGCATCAAGCTGAAGGCATTGAGCCGGTCGCCAGCACGCAGCAGGTAGATCCAGTCCACCTCGCCCAACTGGTCAATCGCTGTGTTCAGTTGTTCAGCCCAGTCGGCCTGCAATGGCTGGTGGACCCTGCGAACATCTGGGCCGCCTGGCAGCGGCGCGCTGGACAATACCAGCGTCATCTCTGCGCCATAGGCCTGGCGCTCAATGCTGTCCAGGGTAACCTGCAGAGCTTGTGCATCACCCTCGCTGTCGATAACCACGGGCACGATACGCGGACGAGTTGGCCAGTGCTCGCTAAGGCGCATCAGACGCGCGAGCACCAGCGGATCCTGTCGGCAGGCCAGCCATTTGCTGTACAGCTCGGCAAAACTGTCGCTGTCGCTGCCGACATGAGATTCCTGGATCGCCTGCAAGCAGCGCAGGGTATGGATCAGGAACAGGTTCTCCCAGATACGCTGGGTATCGCCCTCGTCGCCCTGGAGGATTTGCACCCGCACCCAACCGGAGAACGGCTCACGTACTGCAGTGCGCGCGGCGAACATGTCGCGCAGGTGTTGTGATTCACTGGTAGCGGCAGCCTTCACATCGCTCTGGCGACGCAGTTGGTCGGGATGAACCCGCTCGACACAGTGCACCCCGGCGGTCACGCCCAGATGGCCGCGACGCAGCAGGCACACGAACAACACGAAATCGAGCATTGCCACAAAGCCCGGCGCCAGCGCAGGCAGCAATTCACGCAGATCGCGGGTACGCACCAGCACGCTGCTCAGCCCGCCGATGAAGTTGAGCTGGCGGGTCTCGAAGAAATCCAACAGGTCGTCACCGTTGAACAGTGTGTCGCCAAACGTGACCGGGCTGGTTTCCAGACGCTGCGGCAAAATGTGATCTTCAGCATCGACCTGGTGGCGCCTGGCCGCGACCAGGCTGACATCGTCATGGGCCTGGAACAGTCGCACCTGGCTGGACACGCAATCGGCCATCAGGCGGTCATCGTCACAGAGGAACTTGATGTAGTCGCCCTGGCTCTGCTCCAGCCCGTGTTGCAAATTCCCGGCAAAACCCAGCGGTTGCGGGTTACGCAAGTAAATCAGTGGATGACGTGCAAGACTGCGCAGCTCATCGACCACCGCCTCGATCTGCGTACCTGGGCTGTCGTCGCAGACGATGACTTCGAGGTTTGCGTAATCCTGAGCCAGGGCGCTGACCAGAGCAGTACGGAAGTAACGGGGGTTGCAGGCGGGAATGACGAGGCTGACTAGAGGGGCTGGGTTCACGAGGAAATCTCTCAACCGATGACTGCCCGCAGGGAATTCAGAACAGTCGATACTACGGGGAAATCAATGCGCCTTCACCGCGTACCCGAGGGGTAAGCGGTGAAGGCGACGGGCGCACTTAACCGATGGCGTTGAACAGGCTCAGCTGGCTGACGCGTGCGAAAGCCGCCTGCGAAGCCTGAAGCAAGGTCTGCTGCTGGGTAAGGCGGACCAGCACGGTGGCAGGGTCCGAGTCACGGATCGACGACTGCGTGGTGCTGTTGGCAATGCTCAGACTCTCGTTGGTGTTTTGCTGGATTTCCAGCGCCTTGCCACGGGCACCGATATCGGTGACTGCCGTGTTGAGCGCGTCCTGACCGCTCTGGATATTGGCGATGGCCGAATCCAGGTCTGCACGCAGTTGCTGGTAGGCCGCGTTATCGCCGTCGATCGGCTTGCTCAACGCCGTACGCAACTGGGCGACGGTGTCCAGAACGTTCTGGGTCTGGTGGTTGTCGACGTTCACCACGTACTGGTCACCGGACTGCTGCGCGGGCGTGCTGGTGAAGGTGAAGTCCACACCGGCAGCCGAGGCGACGTTGCCAGTCATGGCACCACTGGCCACCGGGCGGCTGTCAGCGGTCAGCGGCTGGGCATAGAGTTCGAAGTCCGTGGCGCTGGTGAACTTGATGACCGCACCGCCATTGGGAAACATCGCTTTGTACTGGGCCGGATCAGTGATGCTGATCGACGATACCTGAGCACTCGACGGGTTGCCCGGGCTACGGGTCGCAGTGATGGTATCGGGCTTGCTTTGCAGGGTGAAGGTATGACCTGCCACCGCTGCATCCGGAACGTCGCCGTCCTGAAGGTTGATGTTCAGCCGCATGTCCACACCACGGAAGCTGATCATCGATCCGCCTACGGTATCGGGATCAAATTTACCGCCCTGGGTGGCCTCGGCGGTCACATCGTTGCCCAGGCTGTCGGTGATGCTGAACTCGGTACTGCTGAGCATGGTGACTGTGTACGGCTGACCACTGCGGAAGCGATCGTTGTACGTGACGCTGCCGGACACTTGCCCATTGGACAGCTTCACGCGGCCATCATCCACCGCGGGGGCGCTCAGGCTGGTTTCGGTGCGGCTGGTGTTGAGGGCTTGCTCGAATACGCTATAGCCAGAGCTGTTGCCGGCCATCTTGAGCATGTCACCGACCTGCAGCTCCAGCTGGGTCTGGTCACCTTGATAAGAATAGGTACCATCGGCATTGCGCACGAACGGCGCGGTGTCGGTACTGGAACCGGCAAACAGGTACTGGCCGTTCTCATCACGGCTGTTCATGAGGCTCAACAGCTGGTCTTCCAACTGCCCCAGCTCGGCTGCCTTGGCCTTGCGTTCGGTGTCGGTGTAGCCGGCATTACCCGACTCGATCGCCAGCTCGTTGACCCGCGTCAGGATCGTGTTGATCGAATTGAGCGTGGTCTCGGTCTGGTTCAGCGAGTTGGTGATGTTTGTCGCGTTGGTCTTGTACTGGGCCAGCATGTCTGCCTGATTACCCAGCTGCAGCAGACGTGCAGCCCCCACCGGATCATCGGCAGCGGTATTGACCCTGACGAAGGAACTGGCCTCTTCATTGGTCTTGATCAGGTTGGAATAGTTGCGCTGGTAGTTCGCCGCGCTGGTCTGGTAGAACTGGGCCGTGGAAATACGCATGGATCAATACTCCTTAAAGCGCAGCGATCAGCGTGTTGAAGATGTCCTGCGCCGTCTTGATGATCTGCGACGAGGCCGTGTAGTACTGCTGGTACTTGATCAGGTTGCTGGCTTCTTCATCCAGCTGCACGCCGGACAACGAGTCGCGGGCGCCGGCAGCCTGAGTCAGAATGACGCCGGTTGCCTGGGTATCCATCTGGCCCTGCTTGGCCTGGGCACCCACACTTTCCACCAGTTTGCCGTAGGCATCGGTGATGCTGATGCCCTTGGTCGAACCGATGTCCATCGTCTGTTTGGTCTGCAGCTCTTGCAGGGACAGTGCATTGCGGTTGTCCGAGGAGCCTGCGCCGGTCAACGATACGGTAAAGCTGTCGCCATTCTTGGGCGAGCCGGCTACATCCATCTCGAAGCTGAATGACTTCTGGACGCCGCTGGCGTCATTGATCGGGTTGCCCGAGGCGTCGATCATTGGCACATCGAGCTTCAGGGTATTGCTCTGCCCCGGAATGAAGGTGCCGGTGCCAATGCTGTTGCCCTTGGCATCGAAGGCTTCGTAGGTTTGTGGTGAGGCGGTTTCGTCACCGAACACCAGGCGCACCGGGGTGGAATACTTTATGCCGGTTTGCAGTTCCAGGCGCTGGGCAGGGTCAGCGATGTCCAACACCGAGGTCAGTACCGGCTGGGTGATCACCCCGGTACCGGAATTGCCGCTGCCGGATGTGGCGGTCAGCGGTGCGGCCAAGGCGAGCCGCTTGGCGTCGGTGAGCACTACGTCGATCTCTGCCGAGGCATTGCGGGTCGGGGTAATCTTGAAGCTATCCCCCACTGCCGCAGTACCGCTCTTGAGGTCGATGCTGAAACCGTCGATCACCGGTGCCGGGTCGTCGTTGGTGCTATAGGTGCCCATGTCCGTGCCGTCAGGCAGCTTCTTGACCTGGAACTTGTCCGCAGTCGGGCCAACGAACGTCACCTGATAGTCACTGGTGCTCAACTTGCCGGTATCTCGGATGACGACATTCAGGGCGGCGTCGCCAGCGTTACCAATCTTGGCAGTGCTGCGCGCAGACATGGCTTTGTCGCTATTGATGTCGCCAAACAGAGCAGCGCCGAATTCACCGTTCTTGTCGATACCTTGGCCGAGCTGCGAGTTGATCTGCTGCGACACCACCAACGCGATACGACCCAGCTCGTTCATGGCCGGCGCGAGGGTTTCACTGCGGTAGCGCAACAGCCCCCCCATTTCACCGCCGGTGATGCTGTTGGTGATATCCATGGTGGTGCTGCCACGATCGAGTTTGATCGCAAACTGCGTAGGGTCGGTGGCGCTTGGCTCAGCGCTCATCTTGTTGGTGGTCTTGCCCAGTACCAGCGACTGCCCGTTCTTGAGGTAGACGTCGATATTTCCGTCACGCTCGACGGTCTGCACGCCCACCAACTCATTGAGCTGACGCACTGCCTCGTTGCGCTGATCGAGCAGGTCGTTGGGCTGGCCGTTGACCGCCGACACCTTGGAAATCTGCTCGTTGTACTGCGCGATACTGGAGGTCAGCTCGTTGATCCGGGCGGTCATCGAGCTCAAGTTGCCATTGATGTTGGTGTTCTGCTCCTTGAACTGGGCAGAGAGGCTGTTGAAACGATTGGCCAGCGCATCGGCATTGCTCAACAACAACTGACGGGAAGCGTCTTCGGTCGGCTTGTTGGCAGCGCTCTGCAAGGCGGAAAAGAAGTTGGTCAGCGCGCCAGTGATACCAGTGTTGCTGTCCGACAACAAGTTGTTGAGGGGCGTGACCTGGTTCAGGTAGGCGGTGCTGTCACTGTTGAGCGAGGTGGCGGTCTGCAACTGTGCATCCAGGAAGGCATTGTACACCCGGCGCACATCCGCCAGCGTCGTACCGGTGCCCATGAACAGCTGGCCTTCCTGGAGCGAGCCCTTGGCACGCTGGATATTCTGCTGACGGGAGTACCCGGCGACATCGGCGTTGGCGATGTTGTTGCCTGTGGTATGCAGACCCGACTGGGAGGCCGACAATCCCGACATGCCAATGTTGATCAAACTCGCCATGTTTCCATACCCTTAAAGTGGTGTTGTGGTACCGAGCGATGCATAGCTCTCGTACGACTTCATCTGTCTTGCGATCTGCGAGATCTTGCTGGCGTAATTCGGGTCGGTGGCGTACCCGGCCTTTTGCAACTCTTGCACGAACTGTTCTGGCTTATCGGCCGCCTTCACCGCTTCTTGATAGCGGGAATTGTTCTGCAGCAGGCTGACCAGGTCGTGGAAGCTATCCTGATAGGAGTCGTAGGAGCGGAACGCTGCGGTCTCCTTGACGAACTGGCCGTCACGGAACTCGCTGGTGATCGCCCGCGCCGAGTCGCCTTCCCAATTGCCCGTGGCTTTGATGCCGAACAGGTTGTGGCTGCTGCTGCCATCGCTGTTGCGCATGACCGACTTGCCCCAGCCGGTTTCAAGGGCTGCCTGGGCCACCAGGTAGCGCGGGTCGACACCGATGCGCTTGGCGGCCTGTTCGGCCATCGGCAGCATGGTGGCGACGAATGCGTCGCTGTCGGTGAACGCTTTTTTCGGCGCCAGAGGCGGCTGCGCCACGGCACGGCCGGAGATGCGCAGCCCGCGCTCGGGCACGGCGAAGCTCTGCGCCACCTGCTGCCCATCGCGGGCCGGTACGGCGGCGGTATTGGTGGCTGCCGCCGGGTTGCCCGCCGAGGGCACGATACCGGCCAGCAAGCGGTCGGTCAGCTTGCCCGGCAACGCCAGGCGCCTTGAATTGAGCGCGGCAACGTCGTTGCGGGTGGCAGTCGACTGCACGGCATGTACCGGGTCGGCTACCTTGTTGCCCCAC harbors:
- a CDS encoding dTDP-4-dehydrorhamnose 3,5-epimerase family protein; the encoded protein is MTDLLLQALPLGGLFSVQHKRHGDARGQFARLFCESSLGALDAPFHVRQINHSHTQGSGSVRGLHYQTGDIPEAKLITCLRGEVWDVVVDLREGSPTFLHWHAEHLRAGDGRSLLIPAGFAHGFQVLSEDAELLYLHSADYAPGREGGLSVLDPKLAIRWPLAVKNLSARDAAHPWLDLSFTGVRP
- the rfbG gene encoding CDP-glucose 4,6-dehydratase, whose product is MEAVGLSPAFWQGKRVLLTGHTGFKGSWLALWLHELGAQVTGFALDPGTEPSLFELAQVGSDIADVRGDLRDLGALLEAMAQAQPEIVLHLAAQPLVREAYRDPLGTYSSNVMGTLNLLEAVRQAGGVRACVLVTTDKVYANQEWPWPYRENEALGGHDPYSSSKACCELLAQSYAASFFPAAEHAEHGVALATARAGNVLGGGDFAAERLVPDVLKAWSAGSPVTLRYPQAVRPWQHALEPLAGYLQLAERLYTQGPACAGAWNFGPSEGDMCSVGEVVDRLARQWPQAPGVRVEPSELHEAGLLRLDSSRARQVLGWRTRWSLHECLQHTLDWHLAWQRGDNMRAVTLHQLNLYTELP
- the rfbF gene encoding glucose-1-phosphate cytidylyltransferase, which translates into the protein MKAVILAGGLGTRISEESHLKPKPMIEIGGKPILWHIMKQYSAHGIHDFVICLGYKGYAIKDFFANYFLHTSDVTFDMRENRMDVHQNYSEPWRVTLVDTGEETMTGGRLRRAARYLEGEDAFCFTYGDGVSDLNIGALVDFHLAHGKLATVTAVQPPGRYGALARDGDSVTGFVEKPRGDGGWINGGFFVLSPKVLDYIANDQTSWESEPLACLAAESQLNAFEHDGFWHPMDTLRDKNHLEQLWQSGEAPWKQWA
- a CDS encoding glycosyltransferase, encoding MNPAPLVSLVIPACNPRYFRTALVSALAQDYANLEVIVCDDSPGTQIEAVVDELRSLARHPLIYLRNPQPLGFAGNLQHGLEQSQGDYIKFLCDDDRLMADCVSSQVRLFQAHDDVSLVAARRHQVDAEDHILPQRLETSPVTFGDTLFNGDDLLDFFETRQLNFIGGLSSVLVRTRDLRELLPALAPGFVAMLDFVLFVCLLRRGHLGVTAGVHCVERVHPDQLRRQSDVKAAATSESQHLRDMFAARTAVREPFSGWVRVQILQGDEGDTQRIWENLFLIHTLRCLQAIQESHVGSDSDSFAELYSKWLACRQDPLVLARLMRLSEHWPTRPRIVPVVIDSEGDAQALQVTLDSIERQAYGAEMTLVLSSAPLPGGPDVRRVHQPLQADWAEQLNTAIDQLGEVDWIYLLRAGDRLNAFSLMLLAERVVSRPQIACCYGDEGGVRDEASVEPVFKPDFNLDLMRGYPYTGRMLAFSLDALRALGGFTPGYRELAPHDLLWRLVESRGPHAIEHIPEVLAESAFSYAAWLSSQAVVEENPKLLDAHLRRLGVTYRLQNSGGAINQVRYLHATQPLVSLVISAQDQLPALERCLESVLEKTAYGHYEVLIVDNASQGAETHAWLSALQQLGEDKLRVLMLGEQASFAAVQNLAAQHARGEYLLMLSPFAVVTEPDWLDALLSHGQRPEVGAVGAKLCNAHGLIVHAGGVLGLRGAVGSPFVGETMEAGGYMQRLQVAQNYSAVGADCLLVRKELFLSLGGLNESVFSLAFSDIDLGLRLGEAGYLVVWAPDARLVLDPPAPAAIDAQAEAERQARLAQQHDAFFKAWMPVVARDPAYNINLSLNGSSFCLDPGLKAAWTPFVSRPLPHVLALPMNKTAVGHYRVIQPLVELEKAGWVTQQQYFEIPSNVELERSSPDVAILQGRYTEGFVKEIERLKTFSKGFCIYELDDYVIDVPKKNGHLKHTPKDLEKSLRRGIERCDRLVVSTQALADALHDTHSDIRVMPNMLAEQLWTGLRSQRRSARKPRVGWGGGTSHTGDLEVIAEVVKTLANEVQWVFFGMCPPALRPYISEFHPPVPLELYPAKLASLNLDLALAPLEYHIFNDCKSNLRLLEYGACGYPVIVTDTRAYEGYLPCTRIKTNSTAEWLEAIRMHLADPDESFRQGDRLKQEVLRDYVLREEHVQHWYSGWMPG
- a CDS encoding flagellar hook-associated protein 3 codes for the protein MRISTAQFYQTSAANYQRNYSNLIKTNEEASSFVRVNTAADDPVGAARLLQLGNQADMLAQYKTNATNITNSLNQTETTLNSINTILTRVNELAIESGNAGYTDTERKAKAAELGQLEDQLLSLMNSRDENGQYLFAGSSTDTAPFVRNADGTYSYQGDQTQLELQVGDMLKMAGNSSGYSVFEQALNTSRTETSLSAPAVDDGRVKLSNGQVSGSVTYNDRFRSGQPYTVTMLSSTEFSITDSLGNDVTAEATQGGKFDPDTVGGSMISFRGVDMRLNINLQDGDVPDAAVAGHTFTLQSKPDTITATRSPGNPSSAQVSSISITDPAQYKAMFPNGGAVIKFTSATDFELYAQPLTADSRPVASGAMTGNVASAAGVDFTFTSTPAQQSGDQYVVNVDNHQTQNVLDTVAQLRTALSKPIDGDNAAYQQLRADLDSAIANIQSGQDALNTAVTDIGARGKALEIQQNTNESLSIANSTTQSSIRDSDPATVLVRLTQQQTLLQASQAAFARVSQLSLFNAIG
- the flgK gene encoding flagellar hook-associated protein FlgK gives rise to the protein MASLINIGMSGLSASQSGLHTTGNNIANADVAGYSRQQNIQRAKGSLQEGQLFMGTGTTLADVRRVYNAFLDAQLQTATSLNSDSTAYLNQVTPLNNLLSDSNTGITGALTNFFSALQSAANKPTEDASRQLLLSNADALANRFNSLSAQFKEQNTNINGNLSSMTARINELTSSIAQYNEQISKVSAVNGQPNDLLDQRNEAVRQLNELVGVQTVERDGNIDVYLKNGQSLVLGKTTNKMSAEPSATDPTQFAIKLDRGSTTMDITNSITGGEMGGLLRYRSETLAPAMNELGRIALVVSQQINSQLGQGIDKNGEFGAALFGDINSDKAMSARSTAKIGNAGDAALNVVIRDTGKLSTSDYQVTFVGPTADKFQVKKLPDGTDMGTYSTNDDPAPVIDGFSIDLKSGTAAVGDSFKITPTRNASAEIDVVLTDAKRLALAAPLTATSGSGNSGTGVITQPVLTSVLDIADPAQRLELQTGIKYSTPVRLVFGDETASPQTYEAFDAKGNSIGTGTFIPGQSNTLKLDVPMIDASGNPINDASGVQKSFSFEMDVAGSPKNGDSFTVSLTGAGSSDNRNALSLQELQTKQTMDIGSTKGISITDAYGKLVESVGAQAKQGQMDTQATGVILTQAAGARDSLSGVQLDEEASNLIKYQQYYTASSQIIKTAQDIFNTLIAAL
- the flgJ gene encoding flagellar assembly peptidoglycan hydrolase FlgJ, which gives rise to MNSKSLVSSTADSGAYTDLNRLSSLKHGDRDSDANVRKVAQEFESLFISEMLKASRKASDVLADDNPMNSATVKQYRDMYDQQLAVSMSREGGGIGLQDVLVRQLSKNKSAPVNTSPFPRSEGSAPALWGNKVADPVHAVQSTATRNDVAALNSRRLALPGKLTDRLLAGIVPSAGNPAAATNTAAVPARDGQQVAQSFAVPERGLRISGRAVAQPPLAPKKAFTDSDAFVATMLPMAEQAAKRIGVDPRYLVAQAALETGWGKSVMRNSDGSSSHNLFGIKATGNWEGDSARAITSEFRDGQFVKETAAFRSYDSYQDSFHDLVSLLQNNSRYQEAVKAADKPEQFVQELQKAGYATDPNYASKISQIARQMKSYESYASLGTTTPL